The proteins below come from a single Thunnus thynnus chromosome 10, fThuThy2.1, whole genome shotgun sequence genomic window:
- the fam171a1 gene encoding protein FAM171A1: protein MMRAVDRSRIALLFLLLGYLSSIADTKTLPEDTATEEVTLRVHLSDASTHQPLGGATIQLFANHTSVTTETSLADGNSYLRFPYRLGTLLVVTATKQGYVPNSVPWTPSRLPVFSSISLDLLPERAASLMVYDDVVEIVSDFQGFRGQPRVHFQRRALSLPSNTSYANLTALLTVATSPSHIQHFPYLQVLAGNGTGTEKRFELTPVAAVSVHLLASDAVELQVTEPITVSVPLPADSGLKENDHIPAWRFDPRLGAWIKSSWGHVQREGNQLSLTYIAPQLGYWVAAMSPLHSGPVVAKDISTYHTVFLLAILGGMALILLCLLCILLYYCRRRCLKPRASHRKLTLSSGLDNSKRDQATSMSHLNLISNEVQLELVSTATEPDMTTPMLKPSSYEQQDNQRQHSLIHHSKHSRSSLGNNSHHGSSLGNLTPRSRDYRQSVETFQLKAAVSCGTDRGYRQSYTSVCSSSNHISDGLLLANHGQVSANHLSNVGVVDCISPCSPPHSPSRGEGGECRAPDYLLSRSVDHLERPSPPLLSQPGQLLCCGSVDLLSGGEGYPRVRPTLVIPAHYMRLPGEHPLSGQALLLQTDQQSDLETIQAELNASHSQQPLGQTPTDHTPGPAKQGEGEKLGLSESLSIPTALGETGLVEINSEDTLLAEKTLMELRGGKPLPHPRAWFVSLDGRSNAHIRHSYIDLQRAGCHSNTPGAGVQQGSGSGGRRGNGTDASLDSGVDLNEPRTGRRGRDAEREEREIEKDSSKGTTPAVAYTQLVYVDDLEGGGSEEETPKCSPQDSKLGPVLSDKAEGQRGDQGKGDAEGVRIQEEPPSLSSSSPASPPPLPTPEGVTFRTDHTPLSVSPDDDAAHEDGEEEKKSPWQRREERPLLAFNLK, encoded by the exons AGGTGACTCTGAGGGTTCACCTGAGTGATGCCAGCACTCATCAGCCCCTGGGAGGAGCCACCATACAGCTCTTCGCCAACCACACTTCTGTAACCACGGAAACCTCACTGGCTGATGGCAACTCCTACCTGCGCTTTCCCTACCGCCTTGGGACACTGCTGGTTGTCACCGCAACCAAACAGGGATATGTGCCAAACTCTGTGCCCTGGACACCCTCCAGATTACCTG TATTTTCCTCCATCAGCTTGGACCTGCTACCAGAGAGAGCTGCTTCTCTGATGGTGTACGATGATGTTGTGGAGATTGTTTCAGACTTCCAAG GTTTCAGGGGCCAGCCCAGAGTTCATTTCCAGCGCAGAGCCCTGAGTCTTCCCTCCAACACATCCTACGCCAACCTGACCGCTCTGCTCACCGTGGCCACCTCCCCTTCGCACATCCAGCACTTCCCCTACCTGCAGGTCCTCGCTGGCAACGGCACAG GGACAGAGAAGAGGTTTGAGTTGACTCCTGTAGCAGCCGTTTCTGTTCACTTATTGGCCAGCGACGCAGTGGAGCTGCAGGTGACTGAGCCAATCACGGTCTCCGTCCCCCTCCCGGCTGACAGCGGCCTGAAAGAAAATGATCACATCCCTGCTTGGAGATTTGACCCGCGCCTGG gcgCCTGGATAAAGAGCAGTTGGGGTCATGTGCAGAGGGAGGGCAACCAGCTTAGTCTGACCTACATTGCTCCTCAGCTGGGGTATTGGGTGGCTGCAATGTCGCCGCTACACTCAG GTCCAGTGGTTGCGAAGGACATCAGCACATACCACACAGTGTTTCTGTTGGCTATACTGGGAGGAATGGCTCTCATCTTGCTCTGTCTGCTCTGCATCCTTTTGTACtactgcag ACGTCGCTGTTTGAAGCCTCGAGCATCTCACCGCAAGCTCACTCTGTCCTCCGGTCTAGACAACAGTAAGAGGGACCAAGCCACCTCCATGTCCCACCTGAACCTCATCAGCAATGAG gTGCAGCTGGAACTTGTTTCCACAGCAACCGAGCCCGACATGACCACACCGATGCTGAAGCCTTCCTCATACGAGCAACAAGACAATCAACGTCAACACAGCCTAATCCACCACAGCAAACACAGCCGCTCTTCGCTGGGCAACAACAGCCATCACGGCTCATCTCTTGGCAACCTGACGCCTCGCAGCAGAGACTACCGGCAGTCTGTGGAGACATTCCAATTAAAGGCCGCTGTCTCATGCGGAACAGACCGGGGCTACCGTCAATCATACACCTCCGTCTGCTCATCCAGCAACCATATTTCAGATGGACTGTTGTTAGCCAATCACGGACAGGTGTCGGCTAATCACCTAAGCAATGTTGGGGTTGTTGACTGCATCTCCCCTTGCTCTCCTCCTCACTCCCCCAGTAGAGGGGAGGGAGGTGAGTGCAGGGCTCCCGACTACCTTCTGTCCCGGTCTGTGGACCACCTAGAGCGCCCTAGTCCCCCGTTGCTCTCCCAGCCGGGCCAGCTGCTCTGCTGTGGATCTGTGGACCTGCTGAGTGGGGGGGAAGGCTACCCGAGGGTGCGTCCTACGCTGGTGATCCCAGCACACTACATGCGCCTCCCTGGGGAGCACCCTCTATCTGGTCAGGCCCTCCTGTTGCAGACTGACCAGCAGAGTGACTTGGAGACCATCCAGGCTGAGCTCAATGCCTCACACTCCCAGCAGCCCCTGGGGCAGACCCCCACTGACCACACCCCAGGTCCCGCCAAGCAGGGTGAAGGAGAGAAGCTCGGCCTGTCGGAGTCTCTGTCAATTCCAACAGCTCTCGGGGAAACAGGTCTTGTGGAAATAAACAGCGAGGACACCCTGCTGGCTGAAAAGACTTTAATGGAGCTGCGAGGAGGGAAGCCTCTCCCTCACCCACGAGCCTGGTTTGTCTCACTGGATGGACGCTCCAACGCTCACATTCGCCACTCTTATATCGACCTTCAGCGGGCGGGGTGCCACAGCAACACGCCAGGTGCAGGAGTTCAGCAGGGTAGTGGCAGTGGCGGGAGGCGGGGCAACGGCACCGACGCCAGTCTGGACTCCGGTGTGGACCTGAACGAGCCAAGAACGGGCCGCAGGGGGAGAGACGCAGAgcgtgaggagagagagatcgAGAAAGACAGCTCGAAGGGCACAACACCAGCCGTGGCTTACACCCAGCTGGTGTATGTGGATGATCTGGAGGGCGGAGGCAGCGAGGAGGAGACGCCCAAGTGCAGCCCCCAGGACAGCAAATTAGGGCCCGTCTTGTCAGATAAGGCGGAGGGTCAGAGAGGGGATCAGGGTAAGGGAGACGCAGAGGGCGTACGAATACAAGAGGAACCCCCCTCACTTTCTTCTTCATCccctgcttctcctcctcccctgccGACACCAGAAGGTGTGACTTTTAGGACTGATCACACGCCGCTGTCAGTCTCTCCCGATGACGACGCAGCACATGAGgacggagaggaggagaagaagagcccctggcagaggagagaggagcgaCCCCTGCTGGCCTTCAACCTTAAATGA